From the genome of Phycisphaerales bacterium:
CATCGCCCCCGTCTACCACGACGGGACGCTCATCGCATTCGTCGCCACCCGCGCCCACCACGCCGAGATCGGCGGCATCCGCCCCGGTTCCATGCCCCCGGGCGCCCGCACCCTCGCCGAGGAGGGCGTCGTCATCCCCCCCATGCACCTCATTCACCACGGCGAGCCCCGCCTCGACGAGTTCCGCCGCGTCCTGCTCGAAGCCCCGCACCCGACCCGCGCCGTCGAAGAGAACCTCGCCGACGTCCGCGCCCAGCTCGCCGCCTGCACCCGCGGCCAGCACTGCCTCCTCGCCCTCGCCGCCGAGTTCGGCCCTGCCCTCCCGCGCGTGATGCACACCCTCCGCTCCCGAAGCGAGTCCATCGTTCGCGCCGCACTCGAGCGCGTCGTCACGCGTGAGCTCGCCGCGACCGAGTACCTCGACGATGGCTCCGTCATCAACGTCACCATCCGACGCGACGCAGACAAGACGATCATCGACTTCACCGGGTCCAGCCCCACCCACGCGCTCAACCTCAACGCCCCCCTCGGCGTCATCCGCAGCGCCGTGATGTACGTCCTCCGCCTCCTCGTCGACGAGCCGCTGCCCCTCAACGAGGGCCTCCTCCGCGCCGTCGACCTCCGCGTGCCCGAAGGGATGCTCAACCCGCTCTTCGACAAGGACCCCGCGCGGTGCCCCGCCGTCTCCGCCGGCAACGTCGAAACGAGCCAGCGCGTCGTCGACACACTGCTCAAAGCCCTCAACCTCGCCGCGTGCAGCCAGGGGACCATGAACAACGTCGTCTTCGGCAACGACCGCTTCGGCTACTACGAGACGGTCTGCGGCGGCGCGGGAGCCACCGCCACGACGCACGGCGAGTCGGCCGTGCACACCCACATGACCAACACCCGCATCACCGACCCAGAGTTCCTCGAGCACCGCTACCCGGTCCGCCTCGAACGCTTCGAGATCCGACGCGGCTCCGGCGGCGCCGGCCTGTTCCACGGCGGCGACGGCGTCAACCGCGAGTACACCTTCCTCGAGCCCGTCTCACTCTCGCTCCTCACCCAGCACCGCAACGAGCGTCCCTACGGCCTCGAGGGCGGCACCGGCGGCCGCCGCGGCCACCAGGTCATCTTCTGGCCCGACGGCCAATCGCACCAGGTCCCGCACTTCTGCTCCTACGACCTCCCCGCCGGATCCCGCCTGTTCCTCGAAACCCCCGGCGGCGGCGGCTGGGGCACCCCCGCCTGATCGCAGCCGAAGGCCGGCCCGATAACCGCGCCATTCTGGGCAGCCCCAACCGCCCCCGCCGCCCCCACATTCCGAGAAAAACGCTCACCCGCTCACCTCAGGCCCCGCATCGGCCGATGTCAGAGCGGGAGAACCCACATGAGCACACACACCAAGCCCATCCAGAGCCAGCTCGCCCACGATCCCGAGATGTCCGAGCTGCTCGACCTCTTCCTCTCCGAGCTTCCCAAGCGCGTCGATTCGGTCACCAGCGCGTGGCGTCAGCGCGAGCTCAACACCCTCCGCCGCATCGCCCACCAGATGAAGGGCTCCTGCGCCGGCTACGGCTTCCCCACCCTCGGCCAGGCCGCGGCCGACGTCGAGCGCACCGTCGACCAGAACGCCCCGCTCGAGACCATCGCTACAGAGGTCAACGAGCTCGTCGAGCTCTGCCAGCGCGCCCTCCAGGGCCGCGGCCGCGCCGCCGCCTGACGCTCCCGCCCGCCCGAGGACCTTCGTTGCCCAGCCTCAACCCAACCCGCCCTCAGGACGAGCCCCGCCCGACGGTGCTCATCATCGACGACAGCGCCGACGTGCACCGGCTGCTCAAAGCCAACCTCAAGAGCGAGGAGCTGGAGTTCATCAGCGCCAGCGACGGCCTCGAGGGCCTCATGGCCGCGCAGCAGTACACGCCCTCCCTCATCATCCTCGACCTCGACCTGCCGTCGATGGACGGCCTCTCCGTGCTCAAGCGCCTCAAGGAGCTGAGCAAAACGCAGCAGATCCCCGTCATCGTCCTCTCCGGCCAGCAGAACCCTTCCGACAAGGTCGCCACCTTCGACATGGGCGCGATCGACTACATCACCAAGCCCTTCGAGATGACCGAGCTCCGCGTCCGCGTGCGCTCGGCCCTCCGCATGCAGCAGCTCGTGCAGATGCTCGCCCAGCGCGCCCAGATCGACGGCCTCACCGGCCTCTGGAACCGCACCTTCTTCGACCGCCGCTGGTCCGAAGAGCACGCCCGCTGCACCCGCCACGCCCACCCGGTCGCCATCGCCCTCCTCGACCTCGACCACTTCAAGGACGTCAACGACACCTACGGCCACCCCGCCGGCGACATGGTCCTGCAGACCGTCGCCCGCATCCTCCAGCGTGAGTGCCGCCACAGCGACCTCGCCTGCCGCTACGGCGGCGAGGAGTTCGTCCTGCTCATGCCCGACACCGCCACCCACGAGGCCGCGGCCGTGTGCGAGCGCATCCGCGCCGCCGTCGAGGCCGCCCGCTGGGCCCGCCTGCCCAACCTCAAGGTCACGGTCTCCATCGGCATCGCCGGGTGCTCGGGCGTCTGCCCTGTCTCGCCAGACCAGTGGGTCGAGGAAGCCGACCGCAATCTTTACTCCGCCAAGCGCAACGGCCGCAACATGACCGTCAGCGCCGACCTCTCCGTCGCCCCCACCTGGGCCTCGCGCACCACCTCTGGATAAGAACCGCGACCGTAAGGGAGCGATACAGCCGCGCCCCGCGGCTGTCCTGTCTCACTAGGAACCGCGACCGTAAGGGAGCGACACAGCCGCGCCCCGCGGCTGTCCTGTCTCACTAGGAACCGCGACCGTCAGGGAGCGATACAGCCGCGCCTCGCGGCTGTCCTCTCTTCGCGCATCCAGCACCCGCACTCAGAACGGAAAAATCAACCCCGCGTACAGCATCAGGCTGTCGCGTCCCGGGTTGTCGTTGTTCCCGCTGATCCGCGCGTTGCTCACGTGCGCCCACCGCATCCCCACCTCCAGCCGCGCACCCTCCTCGCCGATCGCCCGCGTGAACCCACCGCCCGCTCGTGGCGTGAAGTTGAAACTCGACCCCTCGTCCCCGTCGGTCCGGTTCACGGGGTCGGTGCTGAACAGGAACCCGATCCCGCCATCAACAAACCACGTCCACTTCTCGCCGTTGTAGAAGTGGTACCGCAGCACCAGCGCCGGGTTGAACCCCGTGGCGTCCTTCCCCTCCTGCTGGTAGTTCCAGATCCCCAGCTCGCCGATCAGCTCGATGTCCTTGGCGATGAAGTACTCGTAGCGCCCGTACAGGTTCACATCGGTGAAGTCCCCGTTGCTCGCCGCGCCCGCGCCGATGCCAATCCACCTCGACCCCGTCTTGCCGAACTCCACCGCCGGCGCGCTCGCGTCCAGCTTCGCCTCGGTGACGGTCGTGGTGGTGGTCGTAACCGGCGCTTCGGTGGCCTCGGGCTGCAGCGACACCACGACGGGCGTCAACGTGAGCTCCCGCCCGTCACCGGCCAGCGCCGGCAGCGCCACACCCGCCACCACCGCGGCCACACACACAGCATTCGTCGAGCGTTGAAACATGAGGGGTAGACTATAACCGCGTATGCTCCCCGACGCCGATCCAGCCGCCAACGGACGTGTAGAACGCCTCGAAGAGGCGCAGATGTTCGCCGATCGCCGCGCCGACCTCCTCAGCGAGCAGATGGCCGCCCTCGAGCAGAAACTGCGCGAGTTCAACGACCGCCTCCGCCGCCTCGAGGACAACCTCGCCCGCCTCGGGCAGGTCATGGAAGAGCGCGAACAGCCCGACAGCGGCGACCTTCCCTGACCCGACCTGTGCCACGATCATGTCCTCATGATCGTGTCCCCCCTCACGCGAGCAGCGACTCCCCCGTCATCCCCTCCGGCCTGCTGAGCCCCATCATCGCCAGCGCCGTCGGCACGATGTCCCCCAGCCGCCCGCCCATGCGCAGCCGCCGCCCCCTGAACTCCCGCCCGATCACGAACAGCGGCACGTCGTAGGTCGTGTGTGAGGTGTGCGGGCACTCGTTCACCGGGTCCCACATCTGCTCCGCGTTCCCGTGGTCCGCTGTCACGATCAGCGAGCCGCCCCGCGCCAGGGTCGCATCCACGATCTTCCCCACGCACGCATCCACCGCCTCGCACGCCGCGATGGCCGCGGGCAGCGACCCCGTGTGCCCAACCATGTCCGCATTCGCGAAGTTGACGACGATCACGTCCTCGCAGTCGTGCGCCGCCAGCCGCTCCAGCACCACCTCGCACACCGCCCCCGCCGACATCTCCGGCTGCAGGTCGTACGTCGCCACCTTGGGGCTCTGCTTGATGCAGCGGCTCTCGCCCGGGAAGGGCTCGTCGCGGTAGTCGTTGAAGAAGAACGTCACGTGCGGGTACTTCTCCGTCTCCGCGCACCGGAACTGCCGCAGCCCCAGACTCGACCAGTACTGCCCCCCGATGTTCGGCAGCTTGGGCGGCTTGGGGAACGCCACCTTCACGTACGGGTTCAGCGCCTCCTCGTAGGCCGCCATGGTCACGAAGTGCAGGTCCAGCTTGGGCCCGCGGTCAAACCCGCGGTGCTTGGTGTCCGGCGAGGGCGCCACGTGCCCCTCGAACTCCGGCAGCACGAACGCCCTTACCAGCTCCCGCGGCCGGTCCCCGCGGTAGTTGTAGTAAATCACCGTGTCCCCGTCCCTGATCCGCCGCGACAGCGCCCCCGCCCCCCCATCCTCGCTCGCGCCGATCATGGTGGGGGGGACGAACTCATCCCCCTTCTGCGTCTCCGACCGCGGGCTCTCGTAGTACGCCTGCGCCGCCGCCCCCGCGTCCGCCCCCAGCGCCACACCCGTCTCCATCCACCGGTACCCCGTCAGCGCCGCGTACGCCTTCTGCACCCGCTCCCAGCGGTTGTCTCGGTCCATCGCGTAGTACCGACCGATCACCGACGCCACCGCCCACTCCCTGCCCGCCCCCGCCTCGCGCAGCTTCGCCTGCACCTGCCCGATGAACCCCGCCCCCAGGAACGGCCCTGTGTCCCGCCCATCCGTGAACAGGTGCAGGTATAGCCGAGGCACGCCCAGGTCCCTCGCCAGGTCGATCAGCGCGAACAGGTGCCGCAGCAGCCCGTGCACCCCGGCGTCCGAGCAGATGCCCATGAGGTGCACCGCCGTGCCCTTGCGCGTAGCCGCCTCCATCCCCTCCACCAGCACCTTGTTGTTTCCCAGCCCCGCCCGCGCCGCTTTCGTGATCACCAGCGACTCCTGGTCCACGATCCGACCCGCCCCGATGTTCTGGTGCCCCACCTCGGAGTTGCCCATCTGCCCCGCCTCCAGCCCTACGTCCTCGCCGCTGGTCCTGATCAGCACCATCGGCCAGTCGCGTCGCAGGGCAGCGTCCACCGGCGTCTTCGCGAGCTTCACCGCGTTGTAGCGGTCGTGCTCGGCGTTCGGGTTCTCCCCCCAGCCGTCGCGGATCACCAGCACAAAGGGCGTGTTCTTGGGCATGCCGCAGGGTACGTCGCCGCCCGGCTGATTGGTGCGCCCTCATCCGCTTGTCATCCCCGCGCCGCACGCTGCCAATCCGAACCCTCAGGAGACCGCTCATGCCCATTGCCTCGCTCCGCCCCGCCGCCGCCCTCCTCACCCTCGCCTGCCTCACCGCCAACCTTGGGGCCCAGACCACCACCACGCAAACCCTCGAGGGCAAGGCCGCGCTCACCGACTGGCGGACCGACCAGCCCGGCCTCCGCCGCCGCCTCACCATCGACGACCTGCCCGCTCCCAGCGCCGACAAGCCCAACGAGTCCAAGGTCGTCCCCCGCCCCGATGGCGCAACTCCCAAGGTCCCCGCCGGCTTCACCGCCGAGCTCGTCGCCTCCGGCCTCAAGGGCGCCCGCGTGCTGCGCTTTGCCCTCAACGGCGACCTCTTCGTCTCCTGCGGGCAGGAGGGCGAGGTCCGCGTCCTGCGCTTCCAGGGCGACAAGGGCGAGCCTATCCAGAGCGACGTCTTCGCCAGCAACCTCAGCAAGCCCTACGGCCTGCTCTTCTACCCCGCCGAAAACCCGCAGTGGCTCTATATCGCCGTCGACGACGGCATCGTCCGCGTCCCCTACAAGGAGGGCGACACCACCGCCAGCGGGAGCCCCGAGCGCATCGTCTCACGCATCCTCTGGCCCCACCACTGGACGCGCGACCTCATCGCCTCCCCCGACGGCGAGCGCCTGATGCTCGCGGTCGGCAGCGGCAGCAACGCCGCCCAGGACAT
Proteins encoded in this window:
- a CDS encoding Hpt domain-containing protein, translated to MSTHTKPIQSQLAHDPEMSELLDLFLSELPKRVDSVTSAWRQRELNTLRRIAHQMKGSCAGYGFPTLGQAAADVERTVDQNAPLETIATEVNELVELCQRALQGRGRAAA
- the gpmI gene encoding 2,3-bisphosphoglycerate-independent phosphoglycerate mutase, whose translation is MPKNTPFVLVIRDGWGENPNAEHDRYNAVKLAKTPVDAALRRDWPMVLIRTSGEDVGLEAGQMGNSEVGHQNIGAGRIVDQESLVITKAARAGLGNNKVLVEGMEAATRKGTAVHLMGICSDAGVHGLLRHLFALIDLARDLGVPRLYLHLFTDGRDTGPFLGAGFIGQVQAKLREAGAGREWAVASVIGRYYAMDRDNRWERVQKAYAALTGYRWMETGVALGADAGAAAQAYYESPRSETQKGDEFVPPTMIGASEDGGAGALSRRIRDGDTVIYYNYRGDRPRELVRAFVLPEFEGHVAPSPDTKHRGFDRGPKLDLHFVTMAAYEEALNPYVKVAFPKPPKLPNIGGQYWSSLGLRQFRCAETEKYPHVTFFFNDYRDEPFPGESRCIKQSPKVATYDLQPEMSAGAVCEVVLERLAAHDCEDVIVVNFANADMVGHTGSLPAAIAACEAVDACVGKIVDATLARGGSLIVTADHGNAEQMWDPVNECPHTSHTTYDVPLFVIGREFRGRRLRMGGRLGDIVPTALAMMGLSRPEGMTGESLLA
- a CDS encoding acyloxyacyl hydrolase — its product is MFQRSTNAVCVAAVVAGVALPALAGDGRELTLTPVVVSLQPEATEAPVTTTTTTVTEAKLDASAPAVEFGKTGSRWIGIGAGAASNGDFTDVNLYGRYEYFIAKDIELIGELGIWNYQQEGKDATGFNPALVLRYHFYNGEKWTWFVDGGIGFLFSTDPVNRTDGDEGSSFNFTPRAGGGFTRAIGEEGARLEVGMRWAHVSNARISGNNDNPGRDSLMLYAGLIFPF
- a CDS encoding diguanylate cyclase; amino-acid sequence: MPSLNPTRPQDEPRPTVLIIDDSADVHRLLKANLKSEELEFISASDGLEGLMAAQQYTPSLIILDLDLPSMDGLSVLKRLKELSKTQQIPVIVLSGQQNPSDKVATFDMGAIDYITKPFEMTELRVRVRSALRMQQLVQMLAQRAQIDGLTGLWNRTFFDRRWSEEHARCTRHAHPVAIALLDLDHFKDVNDTYGHPAGDMVLQTVARILQRECRHSDLACRYGGEEFVLLMPDTATHEAAAVCERIRAAVEAARWARLPNLKVTVSIGIAGCSGVCPVSPDQWVEEADRNLYSAKRNGRNMTVSADLSVAPTWASRTTSG